TGGCCGGCTGTGCCTCCAGCTAGCAGCTGGGTCTTGGATAAGTGGATTTCTAGCTTGTACACTATTCATGTCTCTTATGCCACAGTTAATTTTCTGCGGCCctaatgaaattgaccatttcttttgtgatttcaccGTACTGATTCAACTCTCCTGCAGCGACACCAGCCAGATCATACcagttatttatatattttccttTCTAGATGTAGTTTCCCCTTTTCTATTAACCCTGACATCCTACGTGTGTATCATTGTGACCATCCTGCGAATCCCGTCCACCAGGGGGAGGCAAaaagccttttccacctgctcctctcacctcattgtggtggcACTTTTCTATGGGACCATAATGATTGTCTACATGGTACCGAAATCCGGCACCCTGAGAGCCCTgaacaaagtgttctctgtctgctacacagtcctgactcccctggccAATCcactcatctacagcctgagaaacagagagttCAAAGAGGCTTTGATAAATGCTGTGAGGAGATATATGGCCCTTACAAAGAATCCAGATTAGTTGAATTAAATGATGCTCAATCCATTAGGTTTCTGTTGTCAAAGCAGCAGGGCCAAGTGGCCCCGATACAAAAGTGCTGTATGAACGACATGCTTGTGCATATACATATTTATAAAGAAtagaaatgtttgaaaatatgTTGGGTGGGTAGGGTCTGGCACTAAATTTTGAGTTATTATGAAAGACACGAAAACCTGGAAAATGAAAATGTCTTGTTTTTTGGCAGGCGGAATATAAAAACTTTCAGCTGGAAACTGGAAAAATAATTGGCTGCGGTGTTTTCAgttttctggcaaaaaaaatcaacatctgTGAGGGAAGGagacattttccatgaaaaaattcTTTAATCAAAATTCAATGTTCTCTTGGAATTTGCTGTTACTGAAAAGTTGTCACCAGCTCTGATAAATAGTAAGTGAACGGACCGGAAGCTGGGGGCTGGTGCTCAAGAATCTGTATCGTTGTTCATGGGCTTTGTAGGACCAATACGAGTTGCTGTTGCACACTGCAGGCTGCCTTCCTTTGTTCAGCTCTGTATGTGGGGTTCTTAACAAGCCCCATCTCTGTCTCACTGTAGACTTCTTGCCGATGTTTAAGGTTTATGGTTTATTACTAGCGTGTAGGTGTACTGCTCAGTCCTGGGCTGTTtccagagaggggagaggaatggTCTGTGCCCCAAGGAGATCACTGTGGTTTTCACTGTGCTCTTTTCTACTCATCTGAGCAGGGGACAGGAGAGAGAGGGATCCTTGGACTCacaattccccccacccaccttctCTCCACCCTGCAAGAGTCATGCTTCCCTGTTAACCCATTCTtcctgaggggaggggagctcgGAGAGTCATAGCTTTTAAGGTGCAATCAGTCCATTCTGGTCATTTTAGACTGATCTCCTTCTCAGCAGAGGCCAGAGCAGGCCAGCCGGGGATTGCTCCCTTAGAGCCAGTGCCCTGGGGGGTGGTGAAGATCTCCTTTGGGGGAGCTCAGTAAAACTGCCAGGCCCCGCTCTCGCAGTCTCTACCCCGGCCTGGTGCAGAGATGATGCGCCAGCGAGGGAAAAGGGGGGTTGGAGAGCCAGCCTGCCCCCGGCTCACACCACAGCAGCGTCCTGTGGGGCtcggcccagctccccactctggcCCATTGGCTCTCATCACCCATAGATTTGCTGTGGGGCTCTTCTGAGTGAGTGGGGGCTGAGCCGTCCGACCACCCCAAGGGGACAAGCAATGGTAGGGCTAAGGAGGGGAAAggttcccagcccccc
This DNA window, taken from Emys orbicularis isolate rEmyOrb1 chromosome 12, rEmyOrb1.hap1, whole genome shotgun sequence, encodes the following:
- the LOC135886715 gene encoding olfactory receptor 11A1-like produces the protein MQLMEKGEGENQTFITEFILLGFGDLPELQMLLFLVFLVIYIATMAGNILIVALVVTDQHLHTPMYFFLGNLSCLETCYTSTILPRLLVSLLTGDRTISVEGCITQLVLFGSLATTECYLLTVMSYDRYLAICKPLHYGALMNGRLCLQLAAGSWISGFLACTLFMSLMPQLIFCGPNEIDHFFCDFTVLIQLSCSDTSQIIPVIYIFSFLDVVSPFLLTLTSYVCIIVTILRIPSTRGRQKAFSTCSSHLIVVALFYGTIMIVYMVPKSGTLRALNKVFSVCYTVLTPLANPLIYSLRNREFKEALINAVRRYMALTKNPD